aataacatgTCTTGACTTGAACTGCATGGTGAGGGCTACATTGTTGAATACACTGATGAATTTTATACACCAATACAATTACTTGGTCTTATTTGTTTTAAGGAATTGCATTAATATTAAGCTTGGATGGAATCAACATAGGGTGGAAGCAAAGACAATATGAAGCACAAGGGAACCAAATAATTTACTAAAATTAAAATGGTAGCTATGATTAGTGCAGGAAGTATATTTTGCAGGGAAGTCAGAGTTACAGCTGTCTACAAAATAAGTAACAATATTCAGCTAATGTCAATAACGAATAGATCAAAGATAATTTTCTGGGTCAGAAAACTTCTAACAGGCGGAAAAGTCGCCCATTTTAGAGACAGATTAAGGCCAATTGTACAAGATATTTTGAAGGTATTTTAAAAAGTGCGAAATATATTGTAATGACGTCTTCGGCTATCGACTTTAGACGTTTTAAATTTTAGTGAATTCTCTCCCAATACTTTGCCGATGTAAATCTCAGCTGAAAATGGTAATTTTCCTCAACAGATCGCTTTGGAACGTGTTTCATTTTTGTTAAAATGTTAGATAGCACAGAAAGTTTcaacggtgggggtggggggggggggaattgagcTTGGCTAACAGTGTAGTAATTAAACGTTACTTACCTTATCAAACCAGTGTACTGAGAGTAGCTTTGCGAATAATTGTCTGCCATTGTTTTAGTTCCACCTTGATAACCCAAATATGTAATGGGTTGGTACCAAGTCACGGGAGCTGAAGAAGTTGACGGCATGGTGTCATCTTGAACCAAGAAGCTGCAGTTGAGTCCTGCTTCATGGTGTGGGATACTATAGGAATCTATAGGTTCAGTCTTAAACATGACAGCATCTTCAAGAGGTTCGCCTCTTACGATGGGTCTTTGCTGTTGAGGGGAAATGGAATAGTCGCTATACGGGGaataaccagagggcatgtaaCCGAATGTGTTGCTGGCTTCCTGGCTCATGTTTATTGGCGGCTGCGAGTCAGGTTGCATGTTCCTTTCACCCTTTGAACTGGAGGAGCTGCCAGTCTCAGCATAGGCGTACGAGCTGGAAATGTCCGGGATGTAAGGAGCGTGGTCGCAATCATCCGTGCCGAGAAGTTGGTGAGTACGCGCGGCCAGATAGATCGGATTGAGGGGCAAGAAGGGGAAACGTAAAATATTCAGAGGTGACATTTGCCCCCGGGAGCTTGAGTGACATCCATCGTCTCTCTCCAGGCAGATTTCGGATTTCATGGACTGCAGAGTGGCGGAGATACCAACTTGGTCCATCGAACTCGGGTTTTCCCCGGGACACACTTTGAGCAGTTTGGGATCCGTGGGGATATTCCTATCTGTGTTGATAAGCGACCAGGAACTCGCGGGGGCGGAGGGGATGGGCTGTTTCCCCGCTCCGATCCCTTCAGAAGTGCTTTCACTCAAACCTAAATCGCAGTTGGTCCAAGTGGACGGTTCTGCCGCCTCACTGAGACTGGATACAGACGATAAGGCCATGCCCTCCAGATGTTTGGGAGAAATACCGCTTTTCTCCGAGTCACTTTCAACTTTCCTATCCAAAGCTGTCGTCAGCTCAGTCTGAGGAAGCAGGTCATCCATATACAGTCCCATTGAGTCGGAGACCGCCTTTAGCAAGTCTGTTGTGGACCCATCTCTGGAACTAGTTTCAGAAGAGTAAGGTAGAACCTTGTCAGCTGTTTCCTTCTCGTCCATGTTTTTCATGCCCTCTTGATCCATTCACAGGTGAAAGTGTACAGGAAGCAGCTTGTGTTCGCTTTCTGCCCGCTGTGTTGGTTCTCAAGATTGAACTCCGCCAACCGCGACTCCGCAACTTTCCCCAAGCATGAACTCCATCCCACGCATCTGCTCACCTCACTGTCAAAGGCACCAGGGCAGTGCTTAGCACAAACTTTCATTTTCTATCAAACTGCACAACTTTTCACTGCCTAGCTCGCTACAATTAAAACTGACATGTTTGAAAATCGAGCACTGAACCAAATGCTGCGGGCGGAACAAAGTTAATGATTTAATGATATCAGCACTTAATTTAAATGTAAGCGGTGAAGTCTAAGCATCATTAGGGCGAActcagatttatttttttaaaacttcgcTAATTTAGGAATCCCGGTGCCGCTGATTTTTCTTAAGGCAAACCTCGAATCACCAGTTGAAACCCCTCGGTACGGACCAATATTTGTTGTCTAATTGTTACAGATGCCGGTTGGGGTACAGAACTGAACTAACTCCGGTGTAGTTCGGAGTTTTGTTGTAAGCGCCAGCTATATGCGTAGATTGTCAGTTAGAACTCCCCGCTTTATAACTAAGGtttcatttttttcagttttattaatTCGTTTCGCTATCGAGAACAAAACCTACCTGAACGCTTCAAAGCGCGATCGTAGCCGGATTGGTCTCTGgtcttctgtctccttcccctCGCTGTCTCAGCTCTCCCTCTATCACGTGTGAGTGAAGATGTGAGACTTTACGTATTGTGCAGCGATCATCACACGTCACAAAAAAAGTTTACTCCTGAAAATTTTGACTTACAAGGTAGAAACATCCGGGGTCATGTTATCCTCCTCCTCGCTTGCCTGAAAGCCGCGTTGTCGCTTGATTTCCCGCGAAGAGCTCAGTCCTTGtcaatttcaggtcaataacagctgctccctcAAAGTCCGGCGGTCACTGGTTTGACCGGGCTGAGTTAAGGTGAAAGTGCCACAAACTAAATGCGCCTTTccagatctttttaaaaaatatatatactgcataaaaattaaattaaaaaccgCAGTTCAGTATTTTGTAATGAAACTAAGAACACACTTCATGAACTGAACAGAGAAAGGGGCCGCCTGCTgctgtttaaaagaaaaaaagactatgGATTTCGCAAATCAGAGGCGTCAATCTAAAAATCATTTGCTGTGTGTAAATAGGAGTTTTTATCAAAGTACCGGGAAGTTCCACTAAAGTATGGTAGCCAGTGGCTCacgaatgtttttgttttgtgcgGGGGTTGGGGAGTGCGTGGGGTACTGGGAAGTCAACAATGGATCATATAAAGAAGGTCTGTAGTTAACAGGAACTAGAGGATGGACACGATATCTTTCTTATTGAGAAATTACATCCTGTTACCCAAGATCTACAAACGTGACGTGTGAAAGAACAACGAGGTACACGTACCCGGTCTGCCAATCTAGATGTTGCAATAGCATTCGTTCAAGACAATGGGCTTGACAAGGCCAAGATAGTGTGCATGTTTGACATAATGAATGTCTCTCGATTATATTTTCTTCCAGATTTTGGGGTCTATAACATGTTAAAGGAAATAATATTGACTCACTGCCACAAAAAAAGTGCGATTACAACGGGGCAATCATTGGATCAGAATATCAAAGATAATGGTGAAATATTGCTGAAAATTCAGTGCACATTTCCAgtccttgcctctctctctcctttcttttccAAAGGTCGCTGCAAAGCCGAAGATGATTTCCACGCTCTACCCTGTCACCACACCCAAGCAAAGACCACCCTTCCCCTGTGACCGTCCTGAGAAGAAGTGAATGGTGAACTTAACGCAGAGCACCCCCGACACTGATAATGATTGGGAGCAGCCATTCTGTAACTCGGAGACTTTATGGAGAGTTGTTGTGGGTAAAACTGTGACCGGAATTTCTCTGGTGAATCCTGCCATTTTGGGCATTTATTTGATGCGCCCACTATACATGTGAGGAAATATTAATCCAGGCCTGGGGTTTCAATCACGGGCGCAAGTCGGGATGCACCTAAAGCTGCGGCCGTATCGTCGATTGTGAAAAACGCCTGATTTTAGTGGAAGGCGCCAGAATTCCGCTGGCTGTGAACTGTCGTAAACCAGAGGAAGCCTCCTGATACAACAGGTGCCATGGAAACTCCAGTCACAACAGTGTGGCCACATTCAACCACTGTCGATGCCCATCAGGCACCACCAGAACATGCAATTTGCAGAGCTTTTCAAATTTTAATGTGGACTTGCACTTTGATATAAAACAGAATAAAACAAGTCAACTCACCAGAGTAGGTCTTGGTGAGGATAAGTATATGTATGTTCATGGGCATGCATGTGTACACAAAACTAAATGGCACCTCAGCTATTGGGTGCCACTGTGCTCATTTGTGTACATTTATCAGCCTTGGTTGCACCTGTGGAGTGTTGGAATATGCAGTAAATAGCTCCTCACGTATTCTAAAgcatttcccctcaaaaaatCATATCACATTGTCATTAGAAATAATGCAGCACTTGATACAATTTCCAGTCATATGAGTCTTGTATATATTGTGATTGCAATGTATGTAACTCACAAGTAAACTTGCATAATCTTTTAAGCCACATGATTTCACATATTAAATAAACAAAGGATCGATCCGAAATCTTCCTTGGTCTTTGATTTAGTGTTATACCACAGTCTCCTCATTAATTGAACCATGAAGAGTTCATTGTAATGTCCTGTTACCACGACATTTTATAAGATTACTTGTTCCGGCTTGCAACCATGCAACAAATGTAAAACTGCGTATAGTGGCCACTTGGGTTGGATGCCTATTAAAGCTCTAAAATAAGGTAAGCTTAAAACAAAATCTCCGGATgctgaagtctgaaatgaaatcaAGGAATTTTTCAGATACTCAGCaattcaagcagcatccgtgcagatagaaacagagttaatgttttgtgtttttggaaaacatgagaaaacaagcatggttTAAGTTGGGTGGGTGTGCTGGAGAGATTGAAGGAATGTCTGAGATAggctggagaccaaggttgtccaagtGACCTGTGGCACATGCTTTGGGAGTTGCCTAGTTAATCAAGGCTGTTCTATATGGAAGGGACTACAATAAATATAGAGAACAGTTGGACAAAAATAACATGCTGGAACCACTAGATGCAGAAcacaacagttgctggaaatctgaaataaaggtaaATGCCAGAAGTATTCAGCAGATCATTCCATGGAGAGGGAATAACTGAGTTAATGCCACAATTGAATGGCCAGTTCTAATGCAGacaggaaaagctggttatctgaaattcttgaatttaatattgagccCCAAGAGCTGCAACATGCCTAGACAGAAAATGGGGTGCTTTTCCAAGAACTTGCGTTGGGTTTCATTGGAATGTCGTCAGAGGCAAAAGACAGAGTGGTCATGGTGGGACCAGGACGTTGAATTAAAGCTACTGTTGACTGGATGCTCAGGGTCACCTCTGTGGACTAAAAGAACTTGGCTGGGCAGCTTCAAAAGCGTTTATGTCACCTGGTTGACCTTATATatgagacattccctttgttctcttcaacTCTCCCCCTTTCTGCCACTTGTTTTCTTACATTTTTGGTTTTGATGAGAAGTTATGGACGAAATATAAACTCTGCTTCTCGCTCCACAGAAGCCATTGggtctgctgaatatctccagcattttctgcttttatttgtaaCTAAAATAACTGAGCTAAGGCCAGTTGGATTAGATGCATTTTACATCACACATTGGGATAGGCAGCTTTGAAATCAGAAATCTGCTTGGGGGGTGGGGCAGTGACTGACCTGCTAATGTCCAACACTAATGGGGCCCTTCAaatcatcttcaatgtgtgcaatATATAATAATTGCAAATGGTCCAGGAAGAAATGGTCAATGAGATCCTCATAAATCCTTTTGCTGGCTATAGTCATTGGTAGGTTGCTGAACATCACATTCAGCTGGGTCTTCCATAGTTTGCACTGTGACAGAGCTAATGGAACAGTTGTGTAGAATACTACTCCGTTGCCATTTTACTCTTATTTGTTAAGACCATAGGACATGAATGGTCCAACCATTTGAAGTATTTGTTTCAGAACTCCAAAACACATTCTAAGTTTGACTGAAAGCAACATGAGGGCTACCCAGGAAATAACGCATTGATGCAATTTCTGGTTGTGGTTTTATGCCATTTATATATAAGTTCAATGATAATACTTTTAAGCATCCCCAATGATAGGTGGTATGTGCTGATGGTTACAAACTAAAAGTATTGATAAGAAACTAAAATAAGAAAACTaaagaagttggaaatctgaaataaaagagaaacagttaagctCATCTGTGGGCATGCAAGGAATTTTGAAACAAAAGATTGCTGCTGTTACAAATGCGTGGAGTTGAAGTTTATAGGTAAACAGAGATAGTAACAGAAGAGTGCCTTAGAAATGGCTGTCTGATTTGAGAATCCCTGGAATGTTACTGCGATATAACAGTTGAGAACATTTGGACCTTTAACCACCACCAATGTTGCAGAATGGCTTGTTGATTGTTCTTGCCAATTGTTTTGAAAGCAGTGGCACAGCTCAATCACATCCCTACAGTTAATCAGCTACTTTTTGGGGACTGCAGCCTCATAATGCCCATGGACACACCTGGCAGTACTGGTATAGATCTGCTGTCTGGTGTGGTACTTGGTCAAGACATGCACCTTCAATGACCCCTTTTCAAATGAGGCCACTCCGCTCCCAATAGGGAAATCCCCAAGGTGGGTCCTTGAACCTATACTATGCATTATTATACAGATTCTCTGCTGGAATACAGGGTTCCGCAGAGCTGTATCATCCTTTGACTTCTATGCTAACTGCTTCAATTCCTGACAGTTGTTAAACTGATTAATATTGGGTCTGACCTGATGGTAAAAGAATCGTTTTTTCGTTTTGTGCTATCAGCAAGACATTTGATCAGCCAGCTGTGTGCTTTGAGAAATTGTGGCCTGACGACCCGTGATTTTACATCACTTAAATTGAATGAAAGGGAAACTATTGCTTCACCCCTGATAGCAGAAACTCATAAAATTGCACTTTAAATATCTATTTTTTGCCAAGACCTGTTTATCCAGTGATAGATCATTAATAGGACAATTGCTTAATTTCATTAACCCTTTTCTTGAGCAATTACTATTATTGTAGAACATGGTTTTGTTGTCCTTTTTACAAATTTTTACCACTCCTTTTTTTAGAATTAATTACTTTTTGAGTTACCAGATGGAAAAATATCAATTTCTTTTAGTATGGCAAAGACTAAGGATTGTCAATGTAATTAGTACAGAGGGGCAGTGGGGAATAATAAATACTGTATACTCTACATCATCCTTTTTGTttaagaaataaaacataaattaacaggaCAGATCATTAGCATGAAATCAATGTTAACAACTACAAAAGAGTAAAGACatgcataaattaaaaaaaagatgtttagAAAGGCTTCCAAAAGTTCTTAAGTACTTCAACGTCGTAGAAAATTGATTAGCAGCCTCTAAGGTGTGGCAATAAAAATATGGAATCCAATACAACTCAGAAGCCTGACGACATTAAAGAAAGGACTCAAATATCCTGAATGAACTCATCCAATGTCATATCTATGGGCAATGTGAGATAGAGATCTTCCTACTGTCTCGTCAGTCTGTTGAACGTGAACTAAAGTttgttttatataattttaatCAATAAAAGACAACTATTCATAGTTGTCAGTTGTTTCTGAGACCTGACCCGGTAAACTGTGGGCTTTAGACTTCCTCCAGAAAAGTTGAGAACAATATTTGGGCTATGTAGAGTATCGAATGAATATTTATTCTTTGTATCATACTCGCAACTTTCAATTTATATGCAATGACATTAGTGGCTCACTGATAGCCCTCCCTCCTCTGTCAGAAGGT
The sequence above is drawn from the Pristis pectinata isolate sPriPec2 chromosome 11, sPriPec2.1.pri, whole genome shotgun sequence genome and encodes:
- the LOC127575652 gene encoding progesterone receptor-like isoform X2 is translated as MDQEGMKNMDEKETADKVLPYSSETSSRDGSTTDLLKAVSDSMGLYMDDLLPQTELTTALDRKVESDSEKSGISPKHLEGMALSSVSSLSEAAEPSTWTNCDLGLSESTSEGIGAGKQPIPSAPASSWSLINTDRNIPTDPKLLKVCPGENPSSMDQVGISATLQSMKSEICLERDDGCHSSSRGQMSPLNILRFPFLPLNPIYLAARTHQLLGTDDCDHAPYIPDISSSYAYAETGSSSSSKGERNMQPDSQPPINMSQEASNTFGYMPSGYSPYSDYSISPQQQRPIVRGEPLEDAVMFKTEPIDSYSIPHHEAGLNCSFLVQDDTMPSTSSAPVTWYQPITYLGYQGGTKTMADNYSQSYSQYTGLIRPENGRGHVSHFAPGLSLQKLCLICGDEASGCHYGVLTCGSCKVFFKRAVEGQHKYLCAGRNDCIIDKIRRKNCPACRLRKCYQAGMVLGGFRNLHIDDQMTLIQYSWMGLMVFAMGWRSYKHVKGKMLYFAPDLIFNEQRMQKSAMYDLCIAMRQISQEFIHLQVTHEEFLCMKTLILLNTIPLEGLKSQSYFEEMRRDYIRELSRAINLQEKGAQGSSQRLYQLTKLMDSMHELVKRLQQFCLNTFVQSQVLSVEFPEMMSEIITTQIPKILAGLVKPLLFHKK